The Coffea arabica cultivar ET-39 chromosome 2c, Coffea Arabica ET-39 HiFi, whole genome shotgun sequence genome includes the window CCGCTAGTTGCAGGATATCTAATTGTACTCCTCGTTTATCTACAGACAGATTTTGCGTGAATCATGAATGCGACGTATAAAAACAAGTGCTTAATGGGGTAAATAATTTTCTTTATTGATGCAGCAATTTTATTACATGAGCCCCAAGAAACTTGCAGCTAGGTTTTTAACATTGCATTTCACGTCCACCCGATACAAACAAACCCTATCTGGTAATTCCTGGCACGCTAACTAGAAAGATGCATGATCAGTTGTCCTGGGGTTTAGGGGCAGCCTCATCTTTCTTGTCTTCCTTTTCTTGTGGCTCCTCAGCCTTGTTGATCTCTTGAGCAGAAGAAGCGGCTTCTGATGATTCAGCGGCCTCGgcctcctcctccttctcctcctccttctcctcCTTCTCCGCAGCTTCTTCGGGCTTCGTTGATTCTGCAGCCGCTTCCTCAACTTTGGGGGCCTCAGAAAGATCTACCAGAGGCTCTTGGGTTTTTGTCTCGGTGGTCTCCTGGGGGAATGGGATCGGATGATGATGGATGATCATATAAAAAGTAAATTTGCATGACGAATGGAAGTAGCGATCAAtcaagaaacttttttttttttttttttttggggtcaaagAATCAAGAAACTGCTGGGCAATACATAAATAAATGCAGACATTTTATGTATAATAATAAGAAATAATGGTTTACAGGAGAAGTGGTGGTAATCAATGCACacatatactccctccgtcccactttgatagtcctgttttccttttttgtctgtCCTAAATtgcagtccactttccaattgaagaatgtagttgtattttcattttcctaaaatacctttATTCAATACAAGTTGTTGTTGCTATAAACCtatcccatttaatgagagttgattctttttttaccatcaattcaagttcccataaagttgtactctatttaatgtgagagtattttaggaaaatagcaatctaaatttacttttccaacaaaattaactactttttcttaaactgtatgaaaaaagaaacaggactattaaagtgggacggagggagtatataacAAGCAAGTAGCAGGAGTAGGGAGTAATATTTACCTCAGCCTTCTCGGTGGTGTCGATAGGTTTCTCGACCGGAGCAGGTGCCTCCTGGGTGTCCAAATCCTTGGGTTTGCTCGCACAGCCTCCCATGATTGATTTCTCGACGACGGGCAGCAAGAGGGGAAGCTAGGCGAGTTGGAGAGGGCTGAGAGAGAAATCCCAAatgcttttcttctttattcctttctttctttttttcctgaaGTGAGGAGGATGCAAATGAGGAGCTTATATAGACATGGGAGGTcctcaaaaggaaaaaagaaaaattatgaatGCCCGTCAATCAAGAGCGGTGGCGCAAGAATCAGGAGGTAGAACTCAGAAAACGGGCGCTGAAACATGCAGAGCTGTAGCTTTTTTGTGGACAAAAATGTGGGCTCGATGTGTTGGTATAATTTTTTATGGTTTGAGCTCAATTTTCGGGGAAAGTGCGGaggctttttttttcccttaccTTATTACTGATCTAGTATTTCGTTTTGATTTTATGGGTCGCAGCAGAGGGCTTGTCATGTCCGTTGAAACTAAATAAATACTGGTGCTATAACTGAAGAGGTCCATCGAATCGAATTTCTTATTTGTGACATTTTGCCGCAAATTTCATTTATTAACCCCCGTTGCGAAATTACAGAAAACCAACGTACAAAGAGCATAGgatatactaaaaaaaaatatatatatatatatatatatataaaaggtcAAAAGGAtgctatttaatttttttttttttatttgatatcTTTGGAGCAAGCCAAACAAAACAAACCTCGAATGTCATGTTGGGTCAGTACAGGTCGAATAATTGCCAAAGCAATAATGGGGAAAGAGGAAATTAGTATCGTCTATCTGGTTTTTCTCCCATTAGAAGCTGCAAAGCTATTGCAACAATTGCAGACTACAAAGCGAGAAAGATTAGAAATGAAGCAAAAACAACATATGGCAAACTGGGAATATACTAACACACAACCCCATATAGTAAGGAATTGCAACAATTGCAAAATACCATATACGAAAAAGTTTCGAGTCATGTCAATACTCCAAGAAGTCACGTTAATAACTGCTTGTTCCTATTCTCAATTTTCATTTATCCCTAAGAAGAAAACACACCCCATAAAATATGAAACTCTGCGCTTTTCTCTAATACCCTCTGTCGCCTTCACAGCTAACAAAAAGAATTTAACGGTTGGAAACCCACAACGCGTGGTAAATCCTCAAAGTGTTACCACCTAACTACGTTTCTTGGTGTCTTGCAGACTGAAAGCAGATTCACCAGAGTGGTTTTCAGCAGCCTGAGAGTTCTCATCCTTTTCCTTTCGCCGTGGTTCAGGTAGAGAAGATTCCTTTGGAGATGATTCAGGTAGTGCTACAGATTCTGAAATCTCTGGAAGCTCATCAGCAGGACTCTTCTTAACAAGGTTCTTATATATGCTCATTACTTGAGCCACCATGTTGGCAGGATTAGAAGCACTTGCTGGAAGTAATAGTGTTGTCCCCTGGAcaattttggttaaaaaaaaaaaaccaaaaaaattagCAACTTATTTGAAGATTGCAACCTATGAATAAGGGCCAAGAATAGATATGCTATACCTCCTTTGCAATGTTACCAAACGCTTGGATATATTGCTCTGCGACTCTCAGACTTGCAGCCTGTAAATATTGGACACAGTGCAAATGTTCTAGTAAAAATTGCCAAACAGTATACCAGAAATCTTTTACATACATCACTTAATCCTATGTTTTAC containing:
- the LOC113728242 gene encoding uncharacterized protein isoform X2; protein product: MGGCASKPKDLDTQEAPAPVEKPIDTTEKAETTETKTQEPLVDLSEAPKVEEAAAESTKPEEAAEKEEKEEEKEEEAEAAESSEAASSAQEINKAEEPQEKEDKKDEAAPKPQDN
- the LOC113728242 gene encoding uncharacterized protein isoform X1, whose product is MGGCASKPKDLDTQEAPAPVEKPIDTTEKAEETTETKTQEPLVDLSEAPKVEEAAAESTKPEEAAEKEEKEEEKEEEAEAAESSEAASSAQEINKAEEPQEKEDKKDEAAPKPQDN